In Marinibacterium anthonyi, the genomic window GAGCGTCATGGCCGGCTCGCCGGAGCAGCCCAAGGATTCCGGCCGCTCTGGGTACGCAATGCGCGGTGCTTCGAAGTCGATGAAGGTTTCGATTGATAGCCTTGCAGAAAACTCGAAACGTCTCCTTGAAGGCGAAACCATTGTCGAGATCGATCCGCAATTGATCGATGTGTCATTCGTTTCGGATCGGCTTAGTGATGACGATGCTGCTTTCGACGAACTGAAAGCATCGATCGCAGCGGGTCGTCAGGACACACCGGTATTGCTTCGTCCGCATCCGGAAGCGGATGGCCGCTATATGATCGTCTTCGGGCATCGCCGTGTGCGAGTTGCATCGGCGCTCGGCCGTAAGGTTCGCGCGGTTGTAAAACCAATGGACGATGTGGCCCACATTCTTGCTCAAGGACAGGAAAACACTGCGCGTGCAGATCTTTCTTTTATTGAGAAGGCCCTATTTGCGAAGAGCCTCTTGGATATGGGGCAAGCGAAGGACGTGATTCAGTCCGCACTTACCATCGATGGGACGTTGCTTTCACGGATGCTGTCAGTGGCGCAGAACGTCCCTCGACACGTCATCGAACAGATTGGGCCAGCCAAGCAGATTGGGCGTGATCGCTGGGAAGACTTCAAGAAGTTGGCTTCGGAACCATCGAATGAC contains:
- the repB gene encoding Plasmid partitioning protein RepB; amino-acid sequence: MARKDLLKSVMAGSPEQPKDSGRSGYAMRGASKSMKVSIDSLAENSKRLLEGETIVEIDPQLIDVSFVSDRLSDDDAAFDELKASIAAGRQDTPVLLRPHPEADGRYMIVFGHRRVRVASALGRKVRAVVKPMDDVAHILAQGQENTARADLSFIEKALFAKSLLDMGQAKDVIQSALTIDGTLLSRMLSVAQNVPRHVIEQIGPAKQIGRDRWEDFKKLASEPSNDKILKGALEFDGFQNLDSDARFELLHSKLAEAGRVPKRRKTRAAPKKRTWTAGKGRIKGVIGRSGKAFSISLTAQDSTEFGDFLSGRLDQLYSEFLATKEEQSEQ